Proteins from one Triticum aestivum cultivar Chinese Spring chromosome 7A, IWGSC CS RefSeq v2.1, whole genome shotgun sequence genomic window:
- the LOC123151861 gene encoding uncharacterized protein — protein MAGAGSSSSAPKEGGFHLMSCLKEVPTLRGDNHTGWRKKVELAFVCADLDWVLDEPQSVRPTEPVRETTDDNAAWAKKRGDYAPLEMSYIVDNQKWVNANKKCMAFIKNTIESTIVGSIAECTSAGELLTKIKSQFTSSSKIYATQMLKQLVTEQYTGGGIREHILRMSNMAAKLKPMDEDLGIKSKLLVHLVMASLPKEFETFMNMGH, from the exons ATGGCCGGCGCTGGATCGAGCTCATCTGCACCCAAAGAAG gaggctttcacttgatgagttgcctaaaagaaGTTCCGACACTCAGAGGTGACAACCACACTGGGTGGAGGAAGAAAGTTGAACTGGCATTTGTTTGTGCTGATCTGGACTGGGTTCTGGATGAACCACAGTCGGTCAGACCTACAGAGCCAGtaagagagaccactgatgataaTGCTGCATGGGCTAAAAAGAGGGGGGATTATGCTCCTTTGGAGATGTCCTACATCGTAGACAAccaaaagtgggtcaatgcaaataaaaaatgcatggcgtttataaagaatacaattgagagcaccattgtgggctccattgcagagtgcacttccgcaggggagttgctgacaaagataaagagccagttcactAGCTCTTCAAAAATATATGCCACCCAGATGTTAAAACAACTTGTGACAGAACAATACACAGGTGGTggaataagagagcacatcctcaggATGAGCAATATGGCAGCAAAGCTAAAGCCCATGGATGAGGATCTGGGGATCAAATCAAAGCTTCTGGTCCACCTGGTCATGGCTTCACTGCCAAAGGAGTTTGAAACTTTTATGAACATGGGACATTGA